From a single Diachasmimorpha longicaudata isolate KC_UGA_2023 chromosome 13, iyDiaLong2, whole genome shotgun sequence genomic region:
- the LOC135168869 gene encoding tetratricopeptide repeat protein 1, whose product MEKESSKIPSNEEIIQDLMQDLEKSCIDTKNKTSGDDNLESDYINVKSEEESWENVENVLEENSENSVPIPPELRDNWIDEQALADREISLSEEEKEKLKTEAEELKNEGNSLFKSSEFREAMVKYTQALQTCPLAYTTDRAILFANRGAARAKCEERTLAIEDCSKAIELNLTYLKAYLRRAQLYEQEDKLDEALADFKKILELDPQNTDANYALRRLPPLIDERNEKLKQEMLGKLKDLGNMILRPFGLSTENFKMEQDPSSGGYSVKFNQNPS is encoded by the exons ATGGAAAAAGAGAGTAGTAAAATTCCATCGAACGAGGAGATTATCCAGGATTTAATGCAAGACCTGGAAAAGTCGTGTATCGatacgaaaaataaaacttcTGGTGATGACAACTTGGAGAGTGATTATATTAATGTTAAATCAGAAGAGGAATCCTGGGAGAACGTGGAGAATGTGTTGGAGGAGAATTCAGAGAATAGTGTACCTATTCCACCCGAGCTCCGGGACAATTGGATTGATGAGCAGGCGCTCGCGGATAGAGAGATATCTCTGAGTGAAGAGGAGAAAGAg AAACTGAAAACAGAAGCTGAGGAGTTGAAAAACGAGGGGAATAGCTTATTCAAATCTTCTGAGTTTAGAGAAGCAATGGTGAAGTACACCCAGGCCCTCCAGACATGTCCGTTGGCGTATACCACAGATCGTGCGATATTGTTTGCTAATAGAGGAGCTGCAAGGGCGAAATGTGAG GAAAGAACTTTAGCTATAGAAGATTGCTCAAAAGCTATTGAGTTGAATTTAACCTACCTGAAAGCCTATCTGAGACGTGCCCAACTGTATGAGCAGGAGGACAAGTTGGACGAGGCACTAGCTGACTTCAAAAAGATCCTGGAACTCGATCCCCAAAATACAGACGCCAATTACGCGCTGAGG CGATTACCCCCACTAATCGACGAACGAAATGAAAAACTGAAACAGGAGATGTTGGGAAAACTCAAGGACCTGGGTAACATGATTCTTCGACCATTCGGTTTGTCCACCGAGAATTTCAAGATGGAGCAGGACCCATCCTCAGGCGGCtattccgtaaaatttaatCAGAACCCCAGTTAA